From the Solanum lycopersicum chromosome 10, SLM_r2.1 genome, one window contains:
- the LOC109121311 gene encoding cysteine-rich and transmembrane domain-containing protein WIH2-like isoform X2 — protein MDNNMQQAAVMNNNIQQPPVSFPPPQGYHPQAYPNGMYPPPQVYSPQAQGHGYPQGNYPPQGVGYYPQPQGYPPPMGMGYPPQGYPPQYGAPPQGQGYPPQKQKQNQAATGVMGGCLAALCCCCLLDACLE, from the exons ATGGATAATAACATGCAACAAGCTGCTGTGATGAATAATAACATTCAACAACCTCCTGTTAGTTTCCCACCCCCTCAAG GTTATCATCCACAAGCTTACCCAAATGGGATGTATCCTCCCCCACAAGTATATAGTCCCCAGGCCCAAGGGCATGGATACCCACAAGGGAATTACCCTCCACAAGGAGTAGGATATTACCCCCAACCCCAAGGTTATCCTCCGCCCATGGGAATGGGATATCCACCACAAGGTTACCCTCCACAATACGGTGCACCCCCACAAGGGCAAGGATATCCTcctcaaaaacaaaaacaaaatcaagCTGCTACTGGTGTCATGGGAGGATG TTTGGCTGCTTTGTGTTGCTGTTGTCTCTTAGATGCATGTCTTGAATGA
- the LOC109121311 gene encoding cysteine-rich and transmembrane domain-containing protein WIH2-like isoform X1, which translates to MDNNMQQAAVMNNNIQQPPVSFPPPQGYHPQAYPNGMYPPPQVYSPQAQGHGYPQGNYPPQGVGYYPQPQGYPPPMGMGYPPQGYPPQYGAPPQGQGYPPQKQKQNQAATGVMGGCDLQQKVVIPSYRVESKDHRRISLYFS; encoded by the exons ATGGATAATAACATGCAACAAGCTGCTGTGATGAATAATAACATTCAACAACCTCCTGTTAGTTTCCCACCCCCTCAAG GTTATCATCCACAAGCTTACCCAAATGGGATGTATCCTCCCCCACAAGTATATAGTCCCCAGGCCCAAGGGCATGGATACCCACAAGGGAATTACCCTCCACAAGGAGTAGGATATTACCCCCAACCCCAAGGTTATCCTCCGCCCATGGGAATGGGATATCCACCACAAGGTTACCCTCCACAATACGGTGCACCCCCACAAGGGCAAGGATATCCTcctcaaaaacaaaaacaaaatcaagCTGCTACTGGTGTCATGGGAGGATG TGATCTACAACAGAAGGTGGTGATTCCCAGCTATAGGGTTGAAAGTAAGGATCATCGAAGAATCTCGCTTTACTTTTCGTGA